In the genome of Streptomyces fagopyri, the window CCGCCCGCCACCCATCAGGGGCGCCGGTCAGGCCGCGCGGGCTGCCTGCCAGAGCCTGGAGGGCCTGATCGGCCACCCCACGGAGGGCGTATCAGCGGTGAAGCGTGTCGAAGAAGGCTGGTGTGTCGTCGTGGACGTCCTGGAACTGCCCCGGATTCCTGACACGACAAGTCTTCT includes:
- a CDS encoding gas vesicle protein GvpO codes for the protein MAEERRPRAGKASTAATRRPPPIRGAGQAARAACQSLEGLIGHPTEGVSAVKRVEEGWCVVVDVLELPRIPDTTSLLASYEVQIDQDGELMEYSRIRRYRRGSADE